A region from the Candidatus Electrothrix scaldis genome encodes:
- a CDS encoding transcriptional repressor: protein MNAPESMIRLTTQRQILLEELSRVNTHPTACELYEMVRKRLPRIGLGTVYRNLELMADSGMILKLELGGAQKRFDATTDPHYHIRCSVCGKMEDISIDVQERITQNATEQTSYHILGHSIEFTGECPACQQEKEKEAEAA from the coding sequence ATGAATGCTCCAGAATCCATGATCCGCCTGACAACTCAGCGTCAAATTCTGCTTGAAGAGCTTTCCAGGGTCAACACCCACCCTACTGCCTGCGAACTGTATGAGATGGTGAGAAAACGATTGCCCAGAATCGGGCTGGGAACAGTCTACCGGAACCTGGAGCTTATGGCTGATTCCGGGATGATACTGAAGCTCGAACTGGGTGGGGCGCAGAAACGCTTTGATGCCACCACCGATCCGCATTACCATATTCGTTGTTCTGTCTGTGGAAAAATGGAGGACATCAGCATTGATGTGCAGGAAAGGATCACCCAAAACGCTACTGAGCAAACCTCCTATCACATTCTAGGACACAGTATTGAGTTCACGGGTGAATGCCCGGCATGTCAGCAGGAAAAAGAAAAGGAGGCTGAGGCAGCTTGA
- a CDS encoding radical SAM protein yields MSSSKPALVFANSKGEIIDYEGLTMAGASGDTFHCPDHRELIELPEGSELFVLPGRLPVGIEPDSGDPALLDCDPYTGEQGISAVAAFMAPAHTAVYTAAYQSQEKAPLLPLFAYTAVGWMDGKFWVTAFRSDQDSRQDAAEFDQDLINKRTAKKLKQHKDNRLIQHLGKCCLTYGCPAARNYFLGRWEAPLPSSPHCNASCLGCISLQPSGCCPSTQDRIRFVPTAREIAEIAVPHLESAPRPVVSFGQGCEGEPLLQAPTLEKSIELIRQQTPKGTINLNSNASLPDAVKKLVAAGLDSIRVSMNSARPDFHQRYYRPSGFTFSDVRRSIEVMKEAGKHVSLNYFILPGFTDDPEEYDAFCELIAATGPDLIQLRNLNMDPEHYRKAVQHAPKQQPLGMLRWLDNLKKEFPALKFGYFNPYLG; encoded by the coding sequence GTGAGCAGCAGTAAACCCGCTTTGGTTTTTGCCAACAGCAAGGGTGAAATAATAGATTATGAAGGGCTCACTATGGCCGGAGCCAGTGGAGATACTTTTCACTGCCCGGATCACAGGGAGTTGATTGAGCTACCCGAAGGGAGTGAGCTCTTTGTTCTGCCGGGTAGACTTCCGGTCGGCATTGAGCCGGACAGTGGTGATCCGGCCCTGCTGGATTGCGATCCCTACACCGGGGAACAAGGTATCTCCGCAGTTGCCGCTTTTATGGCCCCAGCCCATACAGCTGTGTACACAGCAGCGTATCAAAGTCAGGAAAAGGCTCCCCTTCTGCCCCTGTTTGCCTATACTGCGGTTGGTTGGATGGATGGTAAATTCTGGGTAACTGCCTTTCGCAGTGACCAGGACTCGCGCCAGGATGCAGCGGAATTTGATCAGGATCTAATTAATAAACGCACAGCAAAAAAGCTGAAGCAGCACAAAGACAACCGCCTGATTCAGCATTTGGGCAAATGTTGCCTAACCTATGGCTGCCCAGCTGCCCGGAATTATTTCCTGGGACGCTGGGAGGCACCTCTCCCCAGCTCCCCTCACTGTAATGCCTCCTGCCTAGGCTGCATTTCCTTGCAACCTTCAGGCTGTTGCCCATCCACCCAGGATCGTATTCGCTTCGTTCCAACAGCCCGTGAGATTGCTGAAATAGCCGTCCCTCATCTGGAAAGCGCCCCCCGTCCTGTGGTCAGCTTTGGTCAGGGCTGCGAGGGCGAGCCGCTTCTCCAAGCTCCTACCCTGGAAAAATCAATTGAGCTGATCCGCCAGCAGACCCCAAAGGGGACTATCAATCTGAACAGCAATGCCAGCCTACCAGATGCGGTGAAAAAACTGGTCGCAGCAGGTTTGGATTCTATCCGGGTCTCCATGAACTCAGCGCGCCCGGATTTTCACCAACGTTATTACCGTCCTTCAGGGTTCACCTTCTCGGATGTACGCCGCTCCATCGAGGTTATGAAAGAGGCAGGCAAGCATGTTTCCCTGAACTATTTCATCCTGCCCGGCTTTACTGATGATCCCGAGGAATATGATGCGTTCTGTGAGCTCATCGCCGCAACCGGTCCTGATCTTATCCAGTTGCGCAACCTGAATATGGACCCGGAGCATTACAGAAAGGCCGTCCAGCATGCGCCCAAACAACAACCGCTGGGTATGCTCCGCTGGCTGGACAATTTAAAAAAAGAGTTTCCTGCTCTCAAATTCGGCTATTTCAACCCTTACCTCGGCTGA
- a CDS encoding DUF3786 domain-containing protein, whose product MTPHDFLKYIPATNCGECGYAACLAFAVAVTKGGVSPNLCPYVDKAQLPPEFGSARGAAGFKQVERGQNERDMALVAHLKSKIQSVDFDQLSQRLGTEWSADTPEQLRFRYLGQTILLGQDEVVMDGEQLVDPRDQILLYNYVAFGGNAAGHAGGASEDRLPHGIWVGMESLPNSIAKIRTLATYCENRLAERFAGRIQALVPLCAEIDGKAGHDEQGQSADFASVLPVLPHVPLYLLFWDQDVEDGFDARVKILFDQHVMDFLDLESLVFAAERMADRLVELDRAVEK is encoded by the coding sequence ATGACGCCACATGATTTTTTGAAATATATCCCAGCAACAAATTGTGGCGAGTGCGGCTACGCAGCCTGCCTCGCCTTTGCTGTTGCTGTAACCAAGGGCGGAGTTTCACCGAACCTTTGTCCCTACGTGGACAAGGCGCAGCTTCCTCCTGAATTTGGCTCTGCACGGGGTGCTGCCGGTTTTAAACAGGTAGAGCGCGGTCAGAATGAGCGGGATATGGCCTTGGTTGCCCATTTAAAGTCCAAGATCCAGTCTGTTGATTTTGATCAGCTCAGCCAGCGACTGGGGACTGAGTGGTCAGCAGATACGCCAGAGCAACTCCGATTCCGCTATCTCGGCCAGACAATTCTTTTGGGTCAGGACGAGGTGGTTATGGATGGAGAACAGCTTGTTGATCCCAGGGATCAGATTCTCCTCTATAACTATGTTGCCTTTGGCGGCAATGCTGCTGGACATGCAGGCGGGGCAAGCGAAGACCGGCTTCCTCACGGCATTTGGGTGGGCATGGAAAGTCTGCCCAATTCCATAGCCAAGATTCGAACTTTGGCAACCTATTGTGAGAACAGGTTAGCGGAGCGATTTGCCGGGCGAATCCAGGCTCTCGTCCCACTTTGCGCAGAGATTGATGGAAAAGCAGGTCATGACGAACAGGGCCAGAGTGCGGATTTTGCTTCTGTGCTTCCTGTGCTTCCTCATGTTCCTCTGTACCTTTTATTTTGGGATCAGGATGTGGAAGATGGTTTTGATGCCCGAGTAAAGATTTTATTTGATCAACATGTGATGGATTTCCTGGATTTGGAATCCTTAGTTTTTGCTGCCGAGCGCATGGCAGATCGCCTTGTCGAGTTAGACAGGGCCGTGGAAAAATAA
- the glgP gene encoding alpha-glucan family phosphorylase, whose product MTSKKPINIKSVEELTCSNKFGTFFGVPQSIFDQVWQELSSPKKNSVAYVSMEIGADPDIFHPVQDFLKEEEYTTSPDPTVQLFLDKYLQGPRKIPNYSGGLGVLAGDTLKSFADTHIPVIAISLLYREGYFSQLVDSRVGQIDQATSWSPEATPTLFQLQDPENPGQPLEITVPFFNEYDHPTMAKAHVWMKMEVSEELDFFVPEFLLDYSIPSSPPWVREAGLRLYNAKSAIMKANQRRMLGSGILPLTEALGLTPHTIHLNEQHGVAVTLHLILRQLKRTLGKDLRTTMRDEDIMAAAQEVARQIVYTIHTPVKAGHDRFARSLYTGISHETCHRILDLLAHDSDSPHEYNFTAFAMRVNRAINSVSRLHRDVTRKQFPDVAEKIKAITNGVHHLTWISEARAELFDTTKELEGWRDDPGVFAHMQLPDEQAFRNELQQAWHKDNEILIDYINTMLSDHRTQMDSTWIDPPNYLSHLRPEQSLLQPDVFTVGFARRFSTYKRADLIFDNMTALADILVKNNWRINFIFAGKAHPQDEPGKSVLKLILDNQEELYTRSNGLAQLIFVPGYDMQIAKMMVSGVHTWLNSPKRPLEASGTSGMKAAMNGVPNLSVMDGWWVEGYHEGATGWKFGYDGPLNADSLSEHPDTLLYAEDSQSFYQLLPKVLELFYERHDEYMQLAVNNLRLNVPIFNTHRMAAEYVRKYNLDLPEETSARMKRFQNLYQSEPSDA is encoded by the coding sequence GTGACCAGTAAAAAACCGATCAACATCAAGTCAGTCGAAGAATTAACCTGTAGCAATAAATTCGGTACGTTTTTCGGAGTTCCCCAATCTATTTTTGATCAGGTTTGGCAAGAACTCAGCAGTCCGAAAAAGAACTCTGTCGCCTATGTCTCGATGGAGATCGGTGCAGATCCGGATATTTTTCATCCTGTACAGGATTTCCTCAAAGAGGAAGAATACACAACAAGTCCAGACCCGACTGTTCAGCTGTTTCTTGATAAATATCTTCAGGGACCGAGGAAAATCCCCAATTACAGTGGTGGCTTGGGCGTGCTTGCTGGAGATACGCTGAAAAGCTTTGCTGATACCCATATCCCGGTCATCGCTATTTCCCTGCTCTACCGAGAGGGATATTTTTCCCAACTTGTTGATTCCCGAGTCGGTCAGATTGACCAGGCCACGAGCTGGTCACCCGAGGCAACCCCGACCCTTTTTCAGCTGCAGGATCCTGAAAATCCAGGACAGCCACTGGAGATCACGGTTCCTTTTTTCAATGAATACGATCATCCTACCATGGCAAAGGCCCATGTCTGGATGAAGATGGAGGTCAGCGAGGAATTGGATTTTTTTGTCCCGGAATTCCTCCTGGACTACTCCATTCCTTCTTCTCCCCCTTGGGTTCGGGAAGCAGGCCTGCGATTATACAATGCCAAGTCGGCTATTATGAAGGCAAATCAGCGTCGCATGCTCGGTTCCGGCATTTTACCGCTGACGGAAGCCCTTGGCCTAACGCCCCACACCATTCATCTTAATGAACAGCACGGGGTCGCGGTCACCCTGCATCTGATACTTCGCCAGCTGAAAAGAACCTTGGGAAAAGATCTCAGAACAACTATGCGTGACGAGGACATTATGGCAGCTGCCCAAGAGGTTGCCCGCCAGATAGTCTATACCATCCATACCCCGGTGAAGGCTGGGCATGACCGCTTTGCCCGCTCACTTTACACAGGTATCAGCCACGAGACCTGTCACCGCATTCTTGACCTGTTGGCCCATGATTCTGATTCCCCTCATGAGTATAATTTCACGGCCTTTGCCATGCGGGTCAACCGAGCCATTAACAGCGTCAGTCGCCTGCACCGTGATGTGACCAGAAAGCAATTCCCTGATGTTGCGGAGAAGATAAAGGCCATCACCAACGGTGTGCATCATCTGACCTGGATCAGCGAGGCACGAGCAGAGCTTTTTGATACAACCAAAGAGCTGGAGGGATGGCGGGATGACCCCGGTGTCTTCGCCCATATGCAGCTGCCAGATGAGCAGGCCTTTCGCAACGAATTACAGCAGGCCTGGCACAAGGATAATGAGATTCTGATAGACTATATCAACACAATGCTTTCTGATCATCGTACACAGATGGACAGCACTTGGATTGACCCGCCTAATTACCTTTCCCACCTGCGCCCGGAACAATCCCTTTTGCAACCAGATGTGTTCACGGTAGGCTTTGCTCGACGTTTTTCCACCTATAAACGTGCAGATCTTATTTTTGACAATATGACTGCCTTGGCGGATATTCTGGTAAAAAATAATTGGCGCATCAACTTCATCTTTGCAGGCAAGGCGCATCCCCAGGATGAACCGGGAAAATCGGTTCTGAAACTCATTCTGGATAACCAGGAAGAGCTCTACACCCGCAGTAATGGGCTGGCGCAGCTGATTTTCGTGCCTGGCTATGATATGCAGATTGCCAAGATGATGGTTTCTGGTGTACATACCTGGCTGAACAGTCCCAAGCGACCTTTGGAGGCCTCCGGCACTAGTGGTATGAAAGCAGCTATGAACGGCGTGCCTAATCTCAGTGTTATGGATGGCTGGTGGGTGGAAGGATATCATGAAGGGGCAACCGGCTGGAAATTCGGGTATGATGGCCCGTTAAACGCCGACAGCCTGAGCGAGCATCCAGACACATTGCTCTATGCCGAGGATTCGCAGTCCTTTTATCAGCTCCTGCCCAAAGTCCTTGAGCTGTTCTACGAGCGTCACGACGAATACATGCAACTTGCTGTCAATAACCTGCGCCTGAATGTCCCCATATTCAATACCCACAGAATGGCAGCAGAATATGTTCGCAAATATAATCTGGATCTGCCGGAAGAGACGAGCGCCCGTATGAAGAGATTTCAGAACCTGTACCAAAGTGAGCCCTCTGATGCCTGA
- a CDS encoding tRNA-dihydrouridine synthase family protein, whose translation MKIKNLHISPPLFLAPMAGLTHSALRVLLLRLGGVGMLSTEMLAARKLPIENEHISPFLLRTEEEKPLSYQLLVRDAAEIAPALQALHRLQADAVDINLGCPAPRVRRSGGGSSLMDTPDLVREIIAEARKNTELPLTAKIRLGETFSEEKLRSFCQMLEGEGIDLLTVHARLRKESFCRKPHWEWVAKVKEWVAVPVIANGSVLSVADAKKCLDISGADGLMIGRGAAFAPWLFAEIAREVYGLDLPDVKICRPAVYGDFVAALQRFPPERRLGRLKEFTHYFAENYFFGHTLACQVQGAGSVQQAWERACAFFQRNDEQGMEEAEQHLAEITQLLVS comes from the coding sequence ATGAAAATAAAAAATCTTCACATTAGCCCGCCCCTGTTTTTGGCCCCGATGGCTGGCTTGACCCATTCTGCCTTGCGTGTGCTTCTGCTTCGGCTCGGAGGGGTAGGGATGCTGTCAACCGAGATGCTTGCTGCCCGCAAATTACCTATCGAGAATGAGCATATTTCTCCGTTTCTGCTCCGTACTGAGGAAGAAAAGCCGCTTTCCTACCAGCTCCTGGTCAGGGATGCGGCAGAGATCGCACCGGCCTTGCAGGCGCTGCACCGCCTACAGGCAGATGCTGTGGATATCAATCTGGGCTGCCCGGCTCCCAGGGTACGTCGTTCCGGTGGGGGGAGTTCTTTGATGGACACCCCGGATCTTGTTCGGGAGATTATTGCTGAAGCCCGGAAGAATACGGAATTACCTTTGACTGCAAAAATCAGGCTGGGAGAGACTTTTTCAGAGGAAAAATTACGGAGTTTTTGTCAGATGTTGGAAGGTGAGGGGATTGACCTACTCACTGTTCATGCCCGCCTGCGCAAGGAGTCCTTTTGCCGGAAACCGCACTGGGAATGGGTTGCCAAGGTCAAGGAATGGGTCGCTGTGCCAGTGATTGCCAACGGCTCTGTCTTATCAGTGGCAGATGCAAAAAAATGCCTTGATATCAGTGGGGCGGACGGGTTAATGATTGGCCGGGGAGCCGCATTTGCCCCTTGGCTTTTTGCAGAAATTGCCAGAGAGGTGTACGGACTTGATCTTCCTGATGTCAAGATTTGTCGGCCTGCTGTGTATGGAGATTTTGTTGCCGCCTTGCAGCGTTTCCCCCCAGAGCGTCGTCTCGGCAGACTCAAAGAGTTCACCCATTATTTTGCTGAGAATTATTTTTTTGGCCATACGCTGGCATGTCAAGTGCAAGGTGCAGGCTCCGTGCAGCAGGCCTGGGAACGGGCCTGTGCCTTTTTTCAGCGTAATGATGAGCAGGGGATGGAAGAGGCGGAACAGCATCTGGCAGAGATTACCCAGCTCCTGGTAAGTTGA
- a CDS encoding OmpH family outer membrane protein, translated as MKRTSALIFSSVFLFLTIFTVVSASAAPSVGVVNLQQVLDKSRAGIAAKKKMEAKMKEFKASLDKEKEEVLAFQKELQKKADAWNEATKKEKALELQRKKRDFRVKQDDANLEMRNLQEKHLAPIMKELESIVEQVAKAKGISVIMPNTAVLYFDKNVDMTKEVTAALNKKMK; from the coding sequence GTGAAACGAACGAGTGCGTTGATTTTTTCATCTGTGTTTTTATTTCTGACAATTTTTACAGTTGTTTCTGCGAGCGCCGCTCCTAGTGTTGGAGTGGTCAATCTGCAGCAGGTTCTGGATAAGTCCCGTGCTGGCATAGCAGCCAAGAAAAAAATGGAGGCAAAGATGAAAGAGTTCAAGGCCTCCCTTGATAAAGAAAAAGAGGAAGTATTGGCATTTCAGAAAGAATTGCAGAAAAAAGCAGATGCCTGGAATGAAGCAACAAAGAAGGAAAAAGCCCTTGAGCTGCAACGCAAAAAGCGTGATTTTCGGGTCAAACAGGATGATGCGAACCTGGAGATGAGAAATTTGCAGGAAAAACATCTGGCCCCGATTATGAAAGAGCTGGAAAGCATTGTGGAGCAGGTTGCCAAGGCAAAGGGTATTTCTGTAATTATGCCGAACACCGCTGTGCTGTATTTTGATAAGAATGTTGATATGACCAAAGAGGTTACAGCAGCTCTGAATAAGAAGATGAAATAA
- the rfaE1 gene encoding D-glycero-beta-D-manno-heptose-7-phosphate kinase, whose translation MSKMKAQVARFSDTRILVVGDVILDQFIWGTVSRISPEAPVPVVNVTREELLLGGSANVLRNIISLGGSCALCGIIGDDPMGDELLRLMEKVAAPVGGLIKGERPTTIKTRVVAQGQQVVRYDREKIGAPSQRTLESMLRYLDKHLAEFDAVIVSDYAKGVVNEELMTHLHRLLKDVRFSTGKALPLIVDPKPENLHRFIGATVITPNNFEASRISGMDIRDEDTLLAAARHIREDIACEAVLITRGEAGMALLEGDNETLVTIPTMAQEVFDVTGAGDTVAATLALGLAAGCSMTDAAVLANHAAGIVVGKVGTASVSCDELRHALL comes from the coding sequence ATGAGTAAGATGAAGGCGCAGGTTGCGCGTTTCTCTGACACCCGGATACTGGTGGTCGGCGATGTTATATTAGATCAGTTTATCTGGGGAACCGTATCCCGTATTTCTCCAGAGGCTCCGGTGCCAGTGGTAAATGTGACTCGCGAGGAATTATTGCTCGGGGGGAGTGCCAATGTCCTGCGGAATATTATTTCTCTGGGTGGTTCCTGTGCTCTTTGCGGAATTATCGGCGATGACCCGATGGGGGATGAATTACTTCGGCTGATGGAAAAGGTTGCAGCCCCGGTGGGAGGCCTGATTAAAGGCGAACGACCGACCACCATCAAGACCCGAGTTGTGGCCCAGGGACAGCAGGTTGTCCGGTATGATCGGGAGAAAATAGGTGCCCCGAGTCAGCGTACCCTGGAAAGCATGTTGCGCTATCTGGACAAGCATCTGGCAGAATTTGACGCTGTTATTGTTTCAGATTATGCAAAAGGGGTTGTGAATGAGGAGCTGATGACTCATCTCCATCGTCTGCTCAAAGACGTGCGTTTTTCCACGGGAAAGGCTCTTCCTCTGATCGTGGATCCTAAACCGGAAAATCTCCACCGTTTTATCGGTGCCACGGTTATTACCCCAAATAATTTTGAGGCCTCCCGGATCAGCGGTATGGATATTCGGGATGAAGATACCTTGCTTGCTGCGGCACGTCATATCCGGGAGGATATAGCCTGTGAGGCAGTGCTGATCACCCGTGGTGAGGCTGGCATGGCCCTCTTGGAAGGTGATAACGAGACACTTGTTACTATCCCGACCATGGCCCAGGAGGTCTTTGATGTGACTGGAGCCGGGGACACCGTTGCTGCGACCCTAGCCCTGGGGCTGGCTGCTGGCTGTTCTATGACAGATGCAGCTGTGCTGGCGAATCACGCTGCTGGCATTGTTGTGGGTAAAGTCGGTACAGCCTCAGTAAGCTGCGATGAATTGCGGCATGCACTTTTATGA
- a CDS encoding phosphoethanolamine--lipid A transferase: MDSNSSEDTSLQKKHLTRTQLVLLVSLFFIFFANITFFRHVFVIYPFVAKNFIFLASLVVGSTCAIGLFLTIITSICSPRLVLILFLLVSSVAAYFMDTYDLVIDHLMIQNIVETNWDETSDLLNLRMVGYLFFLGVLPSYLVYKVKLHKESFRKTVFCGIRNSVVLLVAMALIVLSLSRFYTSFFREHESLRWFSNPIYYVYSLSKYIQKDLNLHKVKVTALGADAVVDGHHAAKKLVIIVVGEAARADHFSLDGYPRETNPLLQKEDIYNFSKVFSCGTSTAYSVPCMFSVFPRSEFSSSKGKRTENVLDVLHHTGQIDILWRDNNSDSKGVALRVPYEDYRIPENNTMCDDGECRDEGMLVGIDQYIAEHKGRDILIVLHQMGNHGPAYYKRYPKQFEVFTPTCTTNQLEDCSQEEIINSYDNALRYTDYFLDKTINFLRKYDKERETAMIYFSDHGESLGEGGIYLHGLPYMIAPEAQKHIGALMWFGEQARQYINLHLLQQKKDKEYSHDNLFHTLLGFFEVKTDVYDKNFDIINN; encoded by the coding sequence ATGGATTCAAATTCGTCCGAAGATACATCTTTGCAGAAAAAGCACCTCACAAGGACGCAACTTGTTCTCTTGGTGTCTCTATTTTTTATTTTTTTTGCAAACATTACTTTTTTTCGTCATGTCTTCGTCATTTACCCCTTTGTCGCAAAGAATTTTATTTTTTTAGCATCATTAGTTGTTGGGAGCACCTGTGCGATAGGTCTTTTTCTGACCATTATAACAAGTATCTGCTCACCCAGGCTAGTTCTCATCCTGTTCTTGCTCGTTTCTTCGGTTGCTGCCTATTTCATGGATACCTATGATCTGGTTATCGATCATCTTATGATTCAGAATATCGTGGAGACCAATTGGGACGAAACTTCTGATTTGCTCAATCTCAGGATGGTTGGTTATTTGTTTTTTCTAGGGGTGCTGCCGAGTTATCTCGTGTATAAGGTCAAGTTGCATAAAGAATCTTTTCGTAAGACAGTTTTTTGTGGCATTCGAAATAGCGTTGTTTTGCTTGTCGCAATGGCTCTTATCGTCCTCTCGTTAAGCAGGTTTTATACTTCCTTTTTTCGAGAGCACGAATCACTGCGTTGGTTCAGTAATCCTATCTATTATGTGTATTCTTTATCAAAATATATCCAGAAGGATCTTAATCTGCATAAAGTGAAGGTGACGGCCCTGGGTGCTGATGCTGTCGTCGATGGTCATCATGCGGCCAAAAAGCTTGTTATTATTGTTGTGGGCGAGGCGGCTCGGGCTGATCATTTTTCTCTGGATGGTTATCCGAGGGAGACCAATCCACTTTTGCAAAAAGAAGATATTTATAATTTCAGCAAGGTGTTTTCTTGCGGAACCTCAACTGCATATTCGGTGCCATGTATGTTTTCCGTCTTTCCCAGATCAGAATTCAGCTCAAGCAAGGGCAAGAGAACCGAGAATGTTTTGGATGTATTACATCATACCGGACAGATTGATATATTATGGCGCGATAATAACTCCGATTCAAAGGGAGTAGCTTTGCGTGTACCCTATGAAGATTATAGGATTCCGGAGAATAACACCATGTGCGATGACGGGGAGTGCAGAGACGAGGGAATGCTGGTTGGAATTGATCAGTATATCGCAGAGCATAAGGGGAGGGATATTCTCATTGTTCTCCACCAGATGGGGAATCATGGGCCAGCATACTATAAAAGGTATCCAAAGCAATTCGAGGTCTTTACGCCAACCTGTACAACAAATCAGCTGGAAGATTGCAGTCAGGAGGAAATAATAAACAGTTATGATAATGCCTTGCGTTATACGGATTATTTCTTGGATAAGACAATTAATTTTTTGAGAAAATATGATAAGGAGCGCGAGACGGCCATGATCTACTTCAGTGATCATGGCGAGAGTTTAGGGGAGGGAGGCATTTATCTGCATGGCTTGCCCTATATGATTGCCCCGGAAGCGCAAAAGCATATTGGCGCACTGATGTGGTTCGGGGAACAGGCTAGACAGTACATTAATCTTCATCTGCTTCAGCAAAAAAAAGATAAGGAATACAGTCATGATAATCTCTTTCATACCTTGCTCGGCTTCTTTGAGGTGAAAACAGATGTGTATGATAAAAATTTTGATATTATAAATAATTAG
- the tyrS gene encoding tyrosine--tRNA ligase, protein MKSVEEQIALIERGCAELISREDLEKKLKNAIEKDEPLVVKAGFDPTAPDLHLGHTVLLQKLRQFQQLGHTVNFLIGDFTGLIGDPTGKSETRPPLTRDEVTRNAETYKQQVFKILDPAKTKVVFNSAWLGELSSYEMIRLASELTVARMLERDDFKKRFEGHQPISIHEFFYPLIQGYDSVALKADVELGGTDQLFNLLMGREMQRSRGMAPQVVLTMPLLEGLDGVNKMSKSLGNYIGVSESADDIFGKVLSMSDELMFRYYELLSDLTMDKIGQLKQDMEQGKVHPKAVKVQLAKELVARFHDQDAAEVAEKNFDQIFKRHELPDDIPEKTLAVEGETIWLPKLLLEADLVQSTSDGRRMVKQNAVTVNGEKVADVAAEIPTNAEVLLKVGKRRFCKVLFCPAE, encoded by the coding sequence ATGAAATCCGTTGAGGAACAAATCGCACTTATTGAACGCGGCTGTGCCGAGCTTATTTCCCGGGAAGATCTGGAAAAGAAGCTCAAAAACGCCATTGAAAAGGATGAACCGCTGGTTGTCAAAGCTGGTTTTGATCCCACTGCGCCGGATCTCCATTTGGGACATACCGTATTGCTCCAGAAGCTGCGTCAGTTTCAGCAGCTGGGCCATACTGTTAACTTTCTGATCGGCGATTTTACCGGATTGATCGGCGATCCGACCGGTAAATCTGAGACCCGTCCGCCCCTGACCCGTGACGAGGTTACCCGTAATGCAGAGACCTATAAACAGCAGGTTTTCAAGATTCTGGATCCTGCCAAAACCAAGGTTGTTTTCAACTCTGCATGGTTAGGGGAGCTTTCCTCCTACGAGATGATTCGTCTGGCCTCTGAGCTGACCGTTGCTCGCATGTTGGAGCGCGATGATTTTAAGAAGCGTTTTGAGGGACATCAACCTATCTCTATTCATGAATTTTTCTACCCCCTGATTCAGGGCTACGATTCTGTTGCCTTAAAGGCTGATGTGGAGCTGGGGGGAACAGATCAGCTTTTTAACCTGCTCATGGGCCGGGAAATGCAGCGCTCTCGCGGTATGGCTCCCCAGGTTGTTTTGACCATGCCCCTGCTTGAGGGTTTGGACGGGGTCAATAAGATGAGCAAGTCTCTGGGAAATTACATCGGTGTCTCCGAATCAGCGGATGATATCTTTGGCAAGGTTCTTTCCATGAGTGATGAGCTCATGTTCCGTTATTATGAGCTGCTCAGCGATCTGACGATGGACAAAATCGGTCAGCTGAAGCAGGATATGGAGCAGGGCAAGGTACATCCTAAGGCGGTCAAGGTGCAGCTTGCTAAGGAGCTTGTCGCACGTTTTCATGACCAAGATGCAGCAGAGGTAGCGGAAAAAAACTTCGATCAGATTTTTAAGCGGCACGAGCTGCCTGATGATATCCCGGAAAAGACCCTTGCTGTGGAGGGGGAGACCATATGGCTGCCCAAGCTTCTGCTGGAAGCTGATCTTGTCCAATCAACTTCAGACGGTCGGCGGATGGTCAAACAAAACGCTGTTACCGTGAACGGTGAGAAGGTTGCAGACGTCGCCGCTGAAATCCCAACTAATGCCGAAGTGTTGCTCAAGGTTGGGAAACGTCGGTTCTGCAAGGTCCTGTTTTGCCCTGCTGAGTAA